One window from the genome of Motilibacter peucedani encodes:
- a CDS encoding bifunctional uroporphyrinogen-III C-methyltransferase/uroporphyrinogen-III synthase has protein sequence MPEGADAQATAGGSAPSTAKTTKRAAAPKAGAKPVGTVALIGAGPGDPGLLTVRAVEVLRAADVVVGSLELHADVVARYARPDAERVDTSLAGSSDTELARVLVRHARDGRAVARLFSGDPFLAGHGAEAAAALAKAKVPFEVVPGVSSATAVPAYAGVPLTSAKAPEVRVVDVSAKGVSWDALASGSATLVLLGAEASLASVSERLVAAGRPASTPAAATCNGTTTSQQTVVTTLGRLAADAAPVVSGCTGRVVVVVGEVVNQRDKLSWFETKPLFGWRVLVPRTREQAGTLSEQLRTFGAVPEEVPTIAVEPPRTPQQVERAVKGLVTGRFEWIAFTSRNAVKAIREKFEEYGLDARAFSGIKVAAVGEQTAADLRSWGIVPDLVPSGEQSSAGLLADWPAYDPVLDPIDRVFLPRADIATETLVEGLTALGWQVEDVTAYRTVRAAPPAAPIRDAIKSGGFDAVIFTSSSTVRNLVGIAGKPHTTTVVACIGPATAKTAEEHGLRVDVLAPEPSVAALAGALADYGTSLRLAAAEAGEPVLRPSEKRPSARRRAK, from the coding sequence GTGCCCGAGGGCGCCGACGCGCAGGCGACCGCCGGCGGGTCCGCTCCCTCGACCGCCAAGACCACCAAGCGGGCCGCGGCGCCGAAGGCGGGCGCGAAGCCGGTGGGCACCGTCGCCCTCATCGGCGCAGGCCCCGGAGACCCCGGGCTGCTGACCGTGCGCGCGGTCGAGGTGCTCCGAGCTGCCGACGTGGTCGTCGGCTCGCTCGAGCTGCACGCCGACGTCGTCGCCCGCTACGCGCGCCCCGACGCCGAGCGCGTCGACACCTCGCTGGCGGGCTCGTCCGACACCGAGCTCGCGCGGGTCCTGGTCCGCCACGCCCGCGACGGCCGCGCGGTCGCCCGGCTGTTCAGCGGCGACCCGTTCCTCGCCGGCCACGGCGCCGAGGCGGCCGCGGCGCTGGCCAAGGCCAAGGTGCCCTTCGAGGTCGTGCCGGGCGTCTCCAGCGCGACAGCCGTGCCCGCCTACGCCGGTGTGCCGCTCACCTCGGCGAAGGCCCCGGAGGTGCGCGTCGTCGACGTCAGCGCCAAGGGCGTCTCGTGGGACGCGCTGGCCTCGGGCAGCGCCACGCTGGTGCTGCTGGGCGCCGAAGCCTCGCTCGCGTCGGTGTCCGAGCGGCTCGTCGCAGCTGGCCGCCCGGCGAGCACCCCCGCGGCAGCCACCTGCAACGGCACCACCACCAGCCAGCAGACGGTCGTCACGACGCTCGGTCGCCTGGCGGCCGACGCCGCCCCTGTCGTGTCCGGCTGCACCGGCCGCGTCGTCGTGGTCGTCGGCGAGGTCGTCAACCAGCGCGACAAGCTCTCGTGGTTCGAGACCAAGCCGCTGTTCGGCTGGCGGGTGCTCGTCCCGCGCACGCGCGAGCAGGCGGGGACGCTCTCGGAGCAGCTGCGTACGTTCGGCGCCGTCCCCGAGGAGGTCCCGACGATCGCGGTCGAGCCGCCGCGCACCCCGCAGCAGGTCGAGCGCGCCGTCAAGGGCCTGGTCACCGGCCGCTTCGAGTGGATCGCGTTCACCTCGCGCAACGCGGTCAAGGCGATCCGCGAGAAGTTCGAGGAGTACGGCCTCGACGCCCGCGCGTTCTCGGGCATCAAGGTGGCAGCGGTGGGCGAGCAGACCGCCGCCGACCTGCGCTCGTGGGGCATCGTGCCCGACCTGGTGCCCTCGGGCGAGCAGTCCTCGGCCGGGCTGCTGGCCGACTGGCCGGCCTACGACCCGGTGCTCGACCCGATCGACCGGGTCTTCCTGCCGCGCGCCGACATCGCCACCGAGACCCTCGTCGAAGGGCTCACCGCGCTGGGCTGGCAGGTCGAGGACGTCACGGCCTACCGCACCGTGCGCGCGGCACCCCCGGCCGCCCCGATCCGCGACGCGATCAAGTCGGGCGGCTTCGACGCGGTGATCTTCACCTCGTCCTCGACCGTCCGCAACCTGGTCGGCATCGCGGGCAAGCCGCACACGACCACGGTCGTGGCGTGCATCGGCCCGGCGACCGCCAAGACGGCCGAGGAGCACGGGCTGCGCGTCGACGTGCTCGCGCCGGAGCCGTCGGTGGCGGCCCTGGCCGGTGCGCTCGCCGACTACGGCACCTCGCTGCGGCTCGCCGCGGCCGAGGCGGGCGAGCCGGTGCTGCGCCCGTCGGAGAAGCGGCCCTCGGCCCGCCGGCGCGCCAAGTGA
- a CDS encoding redox-sensing transcriptional repressor Rex: protein MPERLLLPGVPDATVARLPVYLRVLGALSDRGTRTVSSDELAGLAGVGSAVVRRDLSHLGPTGTRGVGYDVEALAERVSHMLGLTHERAVVIVGAGNLGSALAGYAGFGSRGFRVSALLDTDPAVVGTPVGDLVVEDVAALEQVVARTGAAIGVITTPGPAAQSVCDRLVDAGIASILSFAPTTLSVPDGVDVRRVDLSVELAILAFHDSRRLPAELGLAAAGDAS, encoded by the coding sequence GTGCCCGAGCGACTGCTCCTCCCCGGCGTACCCGACGCGACCGTCGCGCGCCTCCCGGTCTACCTGCGGGTGCTCGGCGCCCTGTCCGACCGGGGCACCCGCACCGTCAGCTCCGACGAGCTGGCCGGCCTCGCCGGCGTGGGGTCCGCCGTGGTCCGCCGCGACCTCTCGCACCTCGGCCCGACCGGCACCCGCGGGGTCGGCTACGACGTCGAGGCGCTCGCCGAGCGGGTCTCCCACATGCTCGGCCTCACCCACGAGCGCGCCGTCGTGATCGTCGGCGCCGGCAACCTCGGCTCGGCGCTCGCGGGCTACGCCGGCTTCGGCTCGCGCGGGTTCCGGGTCAGCGCGCTGCTCGACACCGACCCCGCGGTGGTGGGGACGCCGGTCGGCGACCTCGTCGTCGAGGACGTCGCCGCGCTCGAGCAGGTGGTCGCCCGCACCGGGGCCGCCATCGGCGTCATCACCACTCCTGGCCCCGCCGCGCAGTCGGTCTGCGACCGGCTCGTCGACGCCGGCATCGCCAGCATTCTGAGCTTCGCGCCCACCACGCTGAGCGTGCCCGACGGCGTCGACGTGCGCCGCGTCGACCTCTCGGTCGAGCTGGCCATCCTCGCCTTCCACGACTCGCGCCGGCTGCCCGCCGAGCTCGGCCTGGCCGCCGCGGGGGACGCGTCGTGA
- a CDS encoding YqjF family protein — translation MRTSGGTEGGAGAALPDDFPVTAPALPGRVLFDQRWRDLAFLHWPVDPEAVRRFFPPGCEPDVLGGTTWVSLVPFGMSGAGLGEGRPVPWLGSFLETNVRLYSVDAAGRHGVVFRSLDASRLLVVLAARVGLGLPYTWSRMREQEGAAAREWRSSRRWPGPRGARTSIALTVGPPVVPTPLDVFLTSRWGAHTRVAGRTLWVPNSHEPWPLREAAVTALDDELCAAAGVPVAGPPPLVRFSEGVRTVFGRPQLLPTPALARWRPRRVALGTRT, via the coding sequence GTGCGGACGAGCGGGGGGACGGAGGGCGGCGCGGGTGCCGCTCTGCCCGACGACTTCCCGGTGACGGCACCGGCGCTCCCCGGCCGCGTGCTGTTCGACCAGCGCTGGCGCGACCTGGCCTTCCTGCACTGGCCGGTCGACCCGGAGGCCGTGCGCCGGTTCTTCCCGCCGGGCTGCGAGCCCGACGTGCTGGGCGGCACGACGTGGGTGAGCCTGGTGCCGTTCGGCATGTCGGGCGCCGGGCTGGGCGAGGGCCGGCCGGTCCCCTGGCTCGGCTCGTTCCTCGAGACCAACGTGCGGCTCTACTCGGTCGACGCCGCCGGCCGGCACGGCGTCGTCTTCCGCAGCCTCGACGCGAGCCGGCTGCTCGTGGTGCTCGCCGCGCGGGTGGGCCTCGGCCTGCCCTACACCTGGTCGCGGATGCGCGAGCAGGAGGGCGCCGCCGCCCGGGAGTGGCGCTCCTCCCGGCGCTGGCCCGGGCCGCGAGGAGCCCGCACCAGCATCGCCCTCACCGTGGGTCCGCCGGTGGTGCCGACGCCGCTCGACGTCTTCCTCACCTCGCGCTGGGGCGCCCACACGCGGGTCGCCGGCCGTACGCTGTGGGTGCCGAACTCCCACGAGCCCTGGCCGCTGCGCGAGGCGGCGGTGACCGCGCTCGACGACGAGCTCTGCGCCGCCGCAGGGGTGCCGGTCGCCGGCCCGCCGCCGCTGGTGCGCTTCAGCGAGGGCGTGCGCACGGTGTTCGGGCGCCCGCAGCTCCTCCCCACGCCGGCCCTCGCCCGCTGGCGGCCGCGGCGCGTGGCGCTGGGGACGCGGACGTGA
- a CDS encoding glutaredoxin family protein: MSAPRVVLVGKPGCHLCDAAREVVAEVTGRLGEGYEERSILDDAALHDAYWERIPVVLVDDVVVDYWHVDASRLEQAIGRGRK, translated from the coding sequence GTGAGCGCACCGCGGGTCGTCCTGGTCGGCAAGCCCGGCTGCCACCTCTGCGACGCGGCCCGCGAGGTCGTCGCCGAGGTGACCGGCCGGCTGGGGGAGGGCTACGAGGAGCGCAGCATCCTCGACGACGCGGCGCTCCACGACGCCTACTGGGAGCGGATCCCGGTCGTGCTCGTCGACGACGTCGTCGTGGACTACTGGCACGTCGACGCCTCCCGGCTCGAGCAGGCGATCGGGCGCGGCCGGAAGTAG
- the hemC gene encoding hydroxymethylbilane synthase translates to MSAPLLLGTRRSALATAQSGHVAAALTAATGREVELVEITTYGDVTRAALAQIGGTGVFVGALRDALLRGEVDLAVHSLKDLPTAPAPGIALAAVPLREDPRDVLVARDGLTLAELPPGSRIGTGSPRRAAQIAALGHGHEVVAVRGNVDTRLGFVSSGELDAVVLARAGLARLGRTDVVTETLDPLQLLPAPGQGALAVECRTDDAETAALLAALDDPASRLAVLAERSLLAALEAGCSAPVGALAELGEDDEGRAEAYLRAVVASSSGDALRLSVTGPCASPADARALGARLAADLLEAGAAELAPSLAAAGTTTSLDPSASSSPLPDAPASAHLPDLGPLTGERVT, encoded by the coding sequence ATGAGCGCACCGCTGCTGCTCGGCACGCGCCGCAGCGCGCTCGCGACCGCGCAGTCGGGCCACGTCGCCGCCGCGCTCACCGCTGCGACCGGCCGTGAGGTCGAGCTCGTCGAGATCACCACCTACGGCGACGTGACCCGTGCCGCGCTCGCCCAGATCGGCGGCACGGGCGTCTTCGTCGGGGCCCTGCGCGACGCGCTGCTGCGCGGCGAGGTCGACCTCGCGGTCCACTCGCTCAAGGACCTCCCCACCGCGCCGGCGCCCGGCATCGCGCTCGCCGCCGTGCCCCTGCGGGAGGACCCGCGCGACGTGCTCGTCGCCCGCGACGGGCTGACCCTGGCCGAGCTGCCCCCGGGCTCGCGCATCGGCACCGGTTCGCCCCGGCGGGCCGCTCAGATCGCCGCGCTGGGCCACGGGCACGAGGTCGTCGCCGTGCGCGGCAACGTCGACACCCGGCTCGGGTTCGTCAGCTCCGGCGAGCTCGACGCGGTGGTCCTCGCCCGCGCCGGCCTGGCCCGGCTCGGGCGCACCGACGTGGTCACCGAGACCCTCGACCCGCTGCAGCTGCTGCCGGCCCCGGGGCAGGGCGCGCTCGCGGTCGAGTGCCGCACCGACGACGCCGAGACCGCAGCGCTGCTGGCCGCCCTCGACGACCCGGCGTCCCGGCTCGCCGTGCTGGCCGAGCGCTCGCTGCTGGCCGCGCTCGAGGCGGGCTGCTCCGCGCCCGTCGGCGCCCTGGCCGAGCTCGGCGAGGACGACGAGGGCCGGGCCGAGGCCTACCTGCGCGCCGTCGTCGCCTCGTCCTCGGGCGACGCGCTCCGGCTGAGCGTCACCGGGCCCTGCGCGAGCCCCGCCGACGCGCGGGCCCTCGGCGCCCGGCTCGCCGCCGACCTGCTCGAGGCGGGCGCCGCCGAGCTCGCCCCCTCGCTGGCCGCGGCCGGCACCACGACCTCCCTCGACCCGAGTGCGTCATCGTCGCCGCTCCCGGACGCCCCCGCTTCCGCCCACCTGCCCGACCTCGGGCCCCTAACTGGGGAGCGTGTCACGTGA
- the hemB gene encoding porphobilinogen synthase has protein sequence MPTRGFPAVRPRRLRVTPAVRRLVAETSVEARHLVLPAFVREGVSEPVAIASMPGVVQHSLDSLRKAAAEAASLGLGGIMLFGIPLVKDAVGSAGTDPDGILQQALRAVREEVGDDLVVMSDLCLDEFTDHGHCGVLAADGSVDNDVTLVRYAEMAVVQAEAGAHVVGPSGMMDGQVGVIRSALDSAGFTSTSVLAYSAKYASAFYGPFREAVDSSLRGDRKTYQQDPANARESLREVLLDLEEGADMVMVKPASAYLDILRAVADTVDVPVAAYQVSGEYSMVEAAAERGWIDRDRTVLETVTGIRRAGADVVLTYWAAEVAGWLARA, from the coding sequence GTGCCCACTCGCGGGTTCCCCGCCGTACGCCCCCGCCGGCTGCGGGTCACCCCCGCCGTCCGGCGGCTCGTGGCGGAGACCTCGGTCGAGGCGCGCCACCTGGTGCTGCCGGCCTTCGTGCGCGAGGGCGTGTCCGAGCCCGTGGCCATCGCCTCGATGCCGGGCGTCGTGCAGCACTCGCTCGACTCGCTGCGCAAGGCCGCGGCCGAGGCGGCCTCGCTCGGGCTCGGCGGGATCATGCTGTTCGGCATCCCGCTGGTCAAGGACGCCGTCGGCTCGGCCGGCACGGACCCCGACGGCATCCTCCAGCAGGCGCTGCGCGCGGTGCGCGAGGAGGTCGGCGACGACCTGGTCGTCATGAGCGACCTGTGCCTCGACGAGTTCACCGACCACGGCCACTGCGGCGTGCTCGCCGCCGACGGCAGCGTCGACAACGACGTGACGCTGGTGCGCTACGCCGAGATGGCGGTCGTGCAGGCCGAGGCCGGTGCCCACGTGGTGGGTCCCAGCGGCATGATGGACGGCCAGGTCGGCGTCATCCGCTCCGCGCTCGACTCCGCCGGCTTCACCTCCACCTCGGTGCTCGCCTACTCGGCGAAGTACGCGTCGGCGTTCTACGGCCCGTTCCGCGAGGCCGTCGACTCCTCGCTGCGCGGCGACCGCAAGACCTACCAGCAGGACCCCGCCAACGCCCGCGAGTCGCTGCGCGAGGTGCTCCTCGACCTCGAGGAGGGCGCCGACATGGTGATGGTCAAGCCGGCCAGCGCCTACCTCGACATCCTGCGCGCGGTCGCCGACACCGTCGACGTGCCGGTCGCGGCCTACCAGGTGTCGGGGGAGTACTCCATGGTCGAGGCGGCCGCCGAGCGCGGCTGGATCGACCGCGACCGCACCGTGCTCGAGACCGTCACGGGCATCCGGCGCGCCGGTGCCGACGTCGTGCTGACCTACTGGGCGGCCGAGGTCGCGGGCTGGCTCGCCCGGGCCTGA
- a CDS encoding glutamyl-tRNA reductase, translating to MSVLAVGLSHRTAPVPVLERAALPWSEVPALLTAAVSGVHVTEAVAIATCNRLEVYADVDKFHGGVAELGALISERMGMSIEELTPHLYVHYEERAVSHLFSVAAGLDSMVVGEGQILGQVKQALRVAQEAGTVRRVLNELVQTALRVGKRARTDTGIDRAGQSVVGVGLASAEGVLDGLVGRRALVVGAGSLSALAATTLQRAGVTDIVVANRTRAHGERVAESVGGRYAPLEALEDELAATDLVVSCTGAVGTVVSAEQVGRALARRAGGAYAVVDLALPRDVESAVADIPGVHLVDLERIGELVAAQDGGPDISAARAIVASEVQAFLAWQLAASVAPTVVALRARADQVVEAELDRLTGRLPEADGRTLDEVSHALRRVVDKLLHAPTVRVKELAAEPVPVSYAEVLRELFDLGPGPAEAVSRAAVEEPGR from the coding sequence GTGAGCGTGCTCGCCGTCGGGCTCTCCCACCGCACCGCGCCGGTGCCCGTGCTCGAGCGCGCGGCGCTGCCCTGGTCCGAGGTGCCCGCGCTGCTGACGGCCGCGGTCAGCGGCGTCCACGTGACCGAGGCAGTGGCGATCGCGACGTGCAACCGGCTCGAGGTCTACGCCGACGTCGACAAGTTCCACGGCGGCGTCGCCGAGCTGGGCGCGCTCATCAGCGAGCGCATGGGCATGTCGATCGAGGAGCTCACCCCGCACCTCTACGTCCACTACGAGGAGCGGGCGGTCTCCCACCTGTTCTCCGTGGCCGCCGGTCTCGACTCGATGGTCGTCGGCGAGGGCCAGATCCTCGGACAGGTCAAGCAGGCCCTGCGCGTCGCCCAGGAGGCCGGCACCGTGCGCCGCGTCCTCAACGAGCTCGTGCAGACCGCGCTGCGGGTCGGCAAGCGCGCCCGCACCGACACCGGCATCGACCGCGCGGGGCAGTCGGTCGTCGGCGTCGGGCTCGCCAGCGCCGAGGGCGTGCTCGACGGGCTCGTCGGGCGCCGGGCCCTCGTCGTCGGCGCCGGCTCGCTCAGCGCCCTCGCCGCCACCACGCTCCAGCGCGCCGGCGTCACCGACATCGTCGTCGCCAACCGCACCCGCGCCCACGGCGAGCGCGTCGCCGAGAGCGTCGGCGGCCGCTACGCGCCGCTCGAGGCCCTCGAGGACGAGCTCGCCGCCACCGACCTGGTGGTCTCGTGCACCGGTGCCGTCGGCACCGTCGTCTCCGCCGAGCAGGTCGGCCGGGCGCTCGCGCGGCGGGCCGGAGGCGCGTACGCCGTGGTCGACCTCGCGCTGCCCCGCGACGTCGAGTCCGCGGTCGCCGACATCCCGGGCGTCCACCTCGTCGACCTCGAGCGCATCGGCGAGCTGGTGGCCGCCCAGGACGGCGGCCCCGACATCTCGGCCGCCCGCGCCATCGTCGCCTCGGAGGTGCAGGCGTTCCTGGCCTGGCAGCTCGCGGCCAGCGTCGCGCCCACCGTCGTGGCGCTGCGGGCCCGTGCCGACCAGGTCGTCGAGGCCGAGCTCGACCGGCTGACCGGGCGGCTGCCCGAGGCCGACGGGCGCACGCTCGACGAGGTGTCGCACGCCCTGCGCCGGGTCGTCGACAAGCTGCTGCACGCGCCGACCGTGCGGGTCAAGGAGCTGGCCGCCGAGCCGGTGCCGGTGTCCTACGCCGAGGTCCTGCGCGAGCTGTTCGACCTGGGCCCGGGCCCGGCCGAGGCGGTCTCCCGCGCCGCGGTCGAGGAGCCGGGGCGATGA